One sulfur-oxidizing endosymbiont of Gigantopelta aegis genomic region harbors:
- the ftsE gene encoding cell division ATP-binding protein FtsE: MILFDQVSKRYRGGNEALSQVNFHLQAGEMAFLTGHSGAGKSTLLKLIALIERASSGNVIIGGKNLNKVSRHTIPYLRRNMGIIFQDYQLLNDRTVFDNVALPLIISGFSSREVKRRVHAALDKVGLLRFEKKYPITLSGGEQQRVSIARAVVNKPALLLADEPTGNLDPDLSREIMDLFMAFNQVGVTVFIATHDIPLINQLNKRIVKLSHGKLLDTAVSGVEQ, translated from the coding sequence TATCGAGGGGGCAATGAAGCACTCAGCCAGGTGAATTTTCATCTGCAGGCGGGTGAAATGGCCTTTCTTACTGGCCATTCCGGTGCGGGAAAAAGTACCCTGCTAAAACTCATAGCGCTCATTGAACGCGCCTCTAGTGGCAATGTCATTATTGGCGGCAAGAACCTCAATAAAGTCAGCCGTCATACCATTCCTTATTTACGCCGCAATATGGGCATTATTTTTCAGGACTATCAATTATTAAACGACCGCACGGTCTTTGATAATGTCGCCCTCCCCCTGATTATCAGCGGCTTTTCCTCTCGTGAGGTCAAACGTCGCGTCCATGCTGCCCTGGATAAAGTCGGCTTATTACGCTTCGAAAAAAAATACCCTATTACCCTCTCAGGTGGTGAACAGCAACGGGTCAGCATTGCCCGTGCGGTCGTAAACAAGCCAGCCTTATTACTGGCAGATGAACCAACAGGTAACTTAGATCCCGATTTATCCCGTGAGATCATGGACTTATTTATGGCCTTTAATCAGGTCGGGGTCACTGTTTTTATTGCCACCCACGATATTCCACTGATCAACCAACTCAATAAACGCATTGTTAAATTGAGTCATGGCAAGCTCTTAGATACCGCCGTTAGCGGGGTAGAGCAATGA